The genomic interval AATAAAGCACATTAAGAAGGTCTATTATGAATAAAATTGGTGAACTCATCGTATGATATCAAAAGATAAGAACTTATAGATGATCTGTGCTAAAATTTATAGTTATAAGAAAATCATTTCCTGTCTCATTAATTATTTTAGCTCTAACATCAATGACTACatcatcaaatatatattttcacATAAACATAAACTAGATATTTGTTTCGCCACTAAAATCCAACACTGTAATTGTTTGACTTCAACATAAATTTTGCCAAAGTCAATAAAAATATGGTCTCAGCTATCTTTTCCCTATATATTTTTATTAGTTGCCTTGTTATGATTGGTTGTGAGCAAAATACCAAACTGAATTTTTATCATCTGAATTATTCGGTTAATCTCTGATGCTCTCCTCACtgtaatcatttttgaaagttttatggTATGGCTTGTCAATGTGATCCCTCTATAACTTAGAAAGATATTGTAATCACATTTATACTTATAAATTTGATACTATGAAACCTTTCTAGTTTCTACGTTCTTGAGGCATCTCCTTGATTATCACTTTCTTCTAAACTCTTCTAAACTTAACTTGTACctatcatatttttatgaaactaAAAGTACTCAGAAGCATGAAGTACTTATGaatgttttttttcctcctaGTTATTTGCAGTTGCATGTCAACCAATATTCTCTTTAAAGGCTTGCGAGAAGTAATTATTTAGTAAAAGGAATCACATATAATGACCTTGAACCTCCAAATAATGTGTGGGACTTTATTAGTGGTCAGTGGCCAAAAATAAAATTAGCTTATAATAATTAAGAAGATCAGCATGCTTTTACTTTGTGTGTTGAGTTTCTTTTTTCACtatattattttcaatttttcattcttttgtttcttttttgatCCTGAACATCATGGAATTCTTTTGACAAATGTGTAGCTTTTATCTGAGTTCTGTCATCTTTTATTTTGTACtacaaaataattttcatttcTACTTGTTGCTAGCAGATTCACAATTACCATCTTCTCTAATGACTGATGATTTATCCTCGGTAAAATATGACGTTGgtaatatttgtttatttttgttttgctCTAATTTTGCAGAGAGCATATTGGATACTGTTCCACCGGCATCAGTAAGTTTCTTTAAAACTTTCTTAGTTTTATGACGATCATTAAGCGTCATTTTGAGCACTCAAAACATGTTTTGATTGAGATATTGCATCTTCATTTCTTTGGTCTCATCTTTAATGCTGGTCCAGATAATGAGTGAATTTTCAATTACTTTTCACTACTTAGAAATCAAATAGTGATTGCTTATGATAATTGGCTACCCCAGTGGTTCGAGAAAAAGATGTGTGCTGGGAATACTGTGAGAAGATGGACGGAAATAAGGTGAGATGCAAATTTTGCCTCAAAGTACTGAACGGGGGCATTAGCAGACTGAAGTTTCATTTATCCCGTTTGCCAAGAAAAGGTGTACATCCATGCACAAAAGTCAGAGATGAAATTACTGAAAGAGTGAAAGAAATTATAACAATGAAAGAAGAGGGAAAGGATGCTTGCAGCTCCACTGCTAAAAGGCAAAAGCAGATTGAAACTATATTTCCTGCATTAGTTCCGAGTATTAAACCTCTTATGCCCCCGCTAGATATTTCACCTCCTGTGCCAAAAATTCTTACAGGATGCACTGCCATCAGACCACAGTCTCTTGATGCAGAGAGATGCATCGCCGAGTTCTTCTTTGAAAACAAGTTGGATTTCAGTGTGGCCCGCTCTTGTTCATATCAGCTTATGCTGGAAGCTCTTGGTGGTCCAGGATTCAGAGGGCCCTCATTAGAAGCTTTGAGGACAACATGGTTGCAGAAGCTGAAATCTGAGGTCACCTTGCAAATAAAAGAAATGCAGAAAGACTGGGCAGCCACTGGCTGCACTATCCTTGCCGATACATGGACAGACCATAAATCAAGAGCCTTAATTAACTTTTTTATCTCATCTCCTTTAGGAACCTTTTTCTACAAATCTGTTGATGCATCTGCATACTTCAAAAATACCAAATGCCTCTATGATTTATTTGATTCTATCATTCAAGAATTTGGCCCTGAAAATGTTGTTCAAGTTATCGCAGATAGCTCTTTAAATTACTTGAGCATTGGAAATCTTATGATGCAGAACTACAGCACTATCGTCTGGTCTACTTGTGCTTCTCATTGCTTGAATTTAATTCTGGAGGATTTTTCCAGCATCGACTGGGTGAATAGATGCATCTTGCAAGCACAATCCATCACGAGATTCATTTACAATCATAGCTGGGTACTTGATTTAATGAGAAAGTTCACAGGCGGTCAGGATCTTGTTTGCTCTGGCACTACGAGGTCTGCATCAAACTTTCTTACCTTGCAGTCAATGTTGAAGCACAGAACAAGGTTGAAGCATATGTTCAATAGCCCAGACTATTCATCTTCTCCTTATGCAAACAGACCTCAAAGTGCCTCTTGCGTGGATATCCTAGATGACAATGAAGTTTGGGGGGTAGTTGAAGAACTTGCAGCTGTTTCTGAACCTCTTTTAAAAGTGTTAAGGGATGTCTCCGGGGTTAAACCTGCAACTGGTTATATATATGAATCTATGACAAGGGCCAAGGAGTTCATAAGGACTTACTACATAATGGACGAAGGGAAATGCAAGACTTTTCTCGATATAGTCGATACAAGGTGGCAaaaccagcttcactcaccactcCATGCTGCAGCAGCATATTTAAATCCTAGCATACAATACAATCCCGAAGTGAAATTTCTTGGGATCATAAAGGAACAATTCCTCACTGTTCTAGACAAGCTACTACTGATACCTGAACTGAGACAAGATATCACACAACAGATCTATATATTTAAAAAAGCACAAGGGATGTTTGGGTCCAATTTGGCTAAAGAAGCTCGCAACACCACATCCCCGGGTATATATTCATGAATTTAGCATCCTTTCCTGCTCTTGTAAGTTTAAAACTTAGCATGTTAACTTCATTTTACACATCAGGAATGTGGTGGGAACAGTATGGTGATTCAGCTCCTGGTCTACAGCGAGTGGCGGTGAGAATACTTAGCCAGGTCTGCAGCGCCTCCTCTATCTATGAGAGAAACTGGAGTTCAATTCAGCAGATTCACTCAGAAAAGCGCAATCTGCTGAATAAGGAGGCTCTAAGTGACCTTCTCTATGTTCACTACAATCTTAAGCTTCAACCGAAAGGAAAGGCTGCAGATGCTGATCCTATCATTCTTGATGACATAGATATGACTTCAGGTTGGGTGGAAGAAACAGAAAATCACAATTCGACCCAATGGCTGGATCGGTTTAGCTCTGCCTTGGATGGTGGAGACTTGAATGCCAGGCAGTTTAGTGCTACGTCCATCTTTAATTCAAATGACATATTTGGTTTGTGATATATGTATAAAAAGTATAGCTTTTTTTGTTCCTCCATCACTAGAATTAGTGCTTAGAAATGTTGTATCAAACGTACCTAATATGAGATCCTGTATACGAGTGTATGTATATATTCCATTCTTAGATATATGAACTCTAATGATCTTCTGTAGCAcatccatttattttgattttaaaagaactcaaaaatataaatatattaactTTGACAATAAGTTTTACCAACTTCATCGAACTGAAGAAAGATTGGAGAGTGAAGTGGGAGGATTGGTTGGCAATGGatttagttatatatatatatatatatatatatatatgaaaatgaAGTAGCTACCACTTCGATGGGCAGGATAATGAAGACAAATTGATGATAGAAGAATAAAACAATTTAACAAAACCCTTCTACATCAAGGAAAATGCTAATATTGGTATCAAAGATTTTACCAGCATCTCATTATTAATTTCCATGTTACATTTCTTTCTCAGCATATGCAACAATCCCATGAATATATATACAGATAATGCGTTCTATCTACTAAACAAAATCCCAATACAGCCAGCGGATAGGTGTGGTATAGGGGTACAGAGATATTTCAGCCCTTTGCGGCACATCTGTAAGCAAAAACTAGGTGAAGAGCTAAGTAGGATCTGATCCATGAGAATCTAAACAACAAGGGCAAGCAAGAAATGCCATTCGACAATGATGTCTCAAAATATGTCGGTTTTGGTGTCGATGGGCAACCAAGCAATTGAATCAGCTTCTCTACAGGCAATACCCGGAACGTAGTTGGTGTATTAAGAGCAACATTGTCCACGCGATGTTCATAGATCTTTCCATTCTTATCAAGTTTGTATTCAGAGTTCCCATCAAACCGGCCATGACTCTCCCAAGGCACCCTAGGAACACTATGAACAATCCAGCGAACCATTATTACATTCTCTgcaggctgccatatactcacgATATTAATACTTAGAGCTCGGAACAAAACACGCCCAGTGAATCTTATTGCCCAGAATATACGTTTGTAATTGTCAATACCAACAAACGAGTTCAAAGGATCTTTGAAGACAATATCATCCCTGAACCACAACAAAAGATGTATCTTAGCCCGGTAGCTATAAATTATACAGAAAATAAAATGTGAGCTGATTAAATATAAGTTGGCACAGATATAAATAAAATACATCTTCCGATGAGATAAGGAACACTTCATAGTACAAGATTAAACATGGACACCAAATAAATGATTTACTATTGATTGGCAGTCTTCCCTCCGGGAAGGCAACATCAGCAGGATAGTTGTTTAGGAAAAAAATTGCTGGGCAGTACACCAGAATCAAATCTGAATTTTGATATCGTTAAAGATAAGTTAAATCTTATTATGATCTGATGATTTGACTAAGTATAGAGGCTATTTTCTCAACCAAAAAAGCCTTAGTCGTGGCTAGGCAGTAGAGTCCAAACAGATCTGGAGGACCCGATGTTTGGCTAGTAGATTGAGATAAACAACTAGAGTGGAGCAACGGGGAGGTCGTGTCCCGAAAAGGGACAAACCCTagatcgctgatccaactgaagaaaccggcaggtttccaagttaagatcaagatAGATTTTACTGTCTTTGCCTATTCATGCATTACTactgtgctaattttgtgttacAGGAATATTTTATACTACTTTGAAGACTAACTCTGTTTACagaatccaagtggatcaatcgaccgaacaggaggatcggtcgaccgaatcaagTTGACATAGTGAGCAGATCAAAGCAAAGCACTTTTGGTAcaaggggatcagtcgactgaacccatTTTGGTAAACAACCTGAAAGATCGAAATCTCGACAAACTTGGAATTCAAGCAGAACGGTAGACTGAACCCaaggatcgattgaccgaacatTAAATAGCATTGATGTCGAAACAGATTCGGATCGCAGCGAAAAAGGCAATTTAAAGGATCGATCATTTTCTATTAATCCTTTAATTGGTATTAGCGTCAAGTTGCTCTGAATTAACTTAACCGTTTTTCGAACACTTTAATAatcgtttcttttcttttttgttaaaaagaatttttttatattttcttttcttctaattaacttaacatttttcgAACACTTTAATAatcgtttcttttctttttgttaaaaagaatttttttatattctcttttcttctttttctcgcactgctaatcccaagacaagagtcttggaaattctttttatttctcaatTTTTGGTGCAGGAACAAATGGCATTCTGCAGGATACTCCACCGTGCATCCTCCTATATTCGATGGAAGTGATTTCCCATACTGGAAAAAGAGGAAGTTGTTCTCAAAACAGACATTGACCAATGACTCATTATCCGATGCGGTTACACATCACCAGTCAACAACCCGGAGGAATGGaccgaagaaataaagaagaaaatacaaattgattcaaaggcattcaacactttacaatgtggattatcaaaagaagaattaaACCGAGTCGGGCCTTTCGAcaatgcaaaagatttgtgggatACGTCAGTCAAACTACATAAAGGGGCAAACGACACAAAGGCAATAAAATgtgatcttttattaaattcattactaaatattaaaatgctagatggtAAGTCGGCAAGCCAACTACATATCATCAGCCATCAACTAGAGAATCGTGATATTATCAAGTACACACTTAACTCATTCCCTTGAAACTCCTTATGGGCATCTATTGTAaatgcctataaagtttcaaagaatctttccattattaaattagatgGGCTATTTTGCAAATTAACATTACATGAATAGACAGACTTGAGTCAGATCGAGAAAGGGTTAGCTTTGTATTCAAGACCAAACAAGGAAGCTAAGCCCCGATCAAAACCAGAACTAAAGCACCTGAGTCATATAGCATTTATGGCAAAAATTGAAGAGTCCGAATCTGAGTCTAAAGATGAGTACGAGTCAGAGTCCGACAATGAGTCCAAGAGaagtcacggatccgtatccgttttcgaAAGACCCAATAAGGTAACTTTCAATTCGAAGTCTGAAATGTTGAAAGTAattaaggctacgtttggttgggtgtaatgtaatctagcttgtaatgtaatcaaatttgtaatgtaatgtaatgtaatcttgattacattactacgtttggtaatgtaatgtatgtaatctttgattacaaaggtgattacattcttttgtttgatatccattattttttataaggaatgtaattcatattattataaaatgacaaaaatatcctgtgacCTCTATCGACGAATGCCACATCTCTGTCGGAGTTTGCGGCAGTCATCGACAACCAGCTACCGCCGCCACCGTCGGTCGCCGCAGCAGGCCACCGTCGGTCGCCGCAGCAGGCCACCGTCTTCGCCAATCGGCGGCGATGGGCGACGGCAGGCGGGCGACGACCAGCGGGCAACGGTGGCGGTGGCGGGCGCCGGTCGACaacagactaggggtatattcggcatttaaactttggtgaaacaatgacctcgtaatgtaatcggattacatagcatttgctttgtaatccagattacaaattttcactaccttttgtaatccagattacattacattacaagttttaaatcaaccaaacaaaataatcgactttgtaatgtaatctggattacattacaaggtagattacaggctaccaaacgcagcctaaatgcttgtttaaaaaatttacaaaatcCAAGGAACAAAATACttactatttaaaaaaattaaccaccttaaggagcaagttagcTTGAAtcacttgactaaccaagttcaagttggaacttcaactcaaattGCAAAACTTGAGTAAGAAAATTCCAACCTTAAAGGTCAAGTGGAGCGACTCAAGAAGATGTTGGAAAAGTTCAACTTGGGATCCCAATGTCGAAACATGATTCTTGGGTctcaacgagccgtgtacaacaaatccggaATCAAATATAAACCAAACACAACCAACAAATTATACTTGTCTTTACTTAGTCAAAACATTAGAAAACAAGTCAAGCATGGGTACCGTACCTAAATCATGTTTAACTAAACTAATTGAACCGGATAAATATTTGGTTCCCAAGAGTTAGATCCATCTCTTAGACAtaccatatctaagctatgactcaggggagcGAATAGAAAAATTGTTCATTCTACTAATTGTTCATCCTACTTGATTGATTGAATATGCATGTTTAGGTTTAGATTTACTTTTCTGCTTAAATTAGGAATGGTTAGAAATAAAAAGACTtaccaaaccctaataacatagcatcggaatggattgagatgatagtatgccaaggAAACCTTATCGAatgcatgtctaggttgaatcaTATGTGTTTTACTTGGTGCACTGGACCTAGTAGATATTGTTAGTACCCCGTGGAAATTtcgatgtggtcaaccaagttaagttagatcctgtgtatttgatcattgtgtctaagtttccgggagcttaggaacacaagaagtcgagcgaaagacgcagctagtgagaaggatgacacaggaaggaaatcgacgggctcagtgcatccgagggacgaggtgctgcgaaagagtacaccagtggatgaggacgtgcacgacgttcgagggacaagaagccaaggAAGAAGCCTACtctaggagaaggccgaaaaatgagttcgagtgagctctattccggttggccgaaatcacccaggcgaacggagcagcggaagagcaaAGCGGAGCTGTTGgagctgctgaaggcgcctccaacgttgcaagaggcgccctcgcgcctttttggtggaaggcgccttcaagccttcatggaaggcgccttc from Zingiber officinale cultivar Zhangliang chromosome 6B, Zo_v1.1, whole genome shotgun sequence carries:
- the LOC121989396 gene encoding uncharacterized protein LOC121989396, translating into MAFLLPLTDASANPVVKPRPFRWTISGAVDSRKRPPARCPARGLVKDEALGRVIRVCDPLCGAGSSFVLSPILSFPLLGSASPSSPPSPSLKPQQERDEEEEKQQYYVNMGYAIRSLREDCPDIFQREPNFSIYRDDIVFKDPLNSFVGIDNYKRIFWAIRFTGRVLFRALSINIVSIWQPAENVIMVRWIVHSVPRVPWESHGRFDGNSEYKLDKNGKIYEHRVDNVALNTPTTFRVLPVEKLIQLLGCPSTPKPTYFETSLSNGISCLPLLFRFSWIRSYLALHLVFAYRCAAKG
- the LOC121989395 gene encoding uncharacterized protein LOC121989395 → MVREKDVCWEYCEKMDGNKVRCKFCLKVLNGGISRLKFHLSRLPRKGVHPCTKVRDEITERVKEIITMKEEGKDACSSTAKRQKQIETIFPALVPSIKPLMPPLDISPPVPKILTGCTAIRPQSLDAERCIAEFFFENKLDFSVARSCSYQLMLEALGGPGFRGPSLEALRTTWLQKLKSEVTLQIKEMQKDWAATGCTILADTWTDHKSRALINFFISSPLGTFFYKSVDASAYFKNTKCLYDLFDSIIQEFGPENVVQVIADSSLNYLSIGNLMMQNYSTIVWSTCASHCLNLILEDFSSIDWVNRCILQAQSITRFIYNHSWVLDLMRKFTGGQDLVCSGTTRSASNFLTLQSMLKHRTRLKHMFNSPDYSSSPYANRPQSASCVDILDDNEVWGVVEELAAVSEPLLKVLRDVSGVKPATGYIYESMTRAKEFIRTYYIMDEGKCKTFLDIVDTRWQNQLHSPLHAAAAYLNPSIQYNPEVKFLGIIKEQFLTVLDKLLLIPELRQDITQQIYIFKKAQGMFGSNLAKEARNTTSPGMWWEQYGDSAPGLQRVAVRILSQVCSASSIYERNWSSIQQIHSEKRNLLNKEALSDLLYVHYNLKLQPKGKAADADPIILDDIDMTSGWVEETENHNSTQWLDRFSSALDGGDLNARQFSATSIFNSNDIFGL